From Alcaligenes faecalis, the proteins below share one genomic window:
- a CDS encoding exodeoxyribonuclease VII small subunit, producing MVKSRDDNQSAQAPAQQDFESALAQLEALVARMESGALPLEQALQAYEQGVELAQLCQRKLDLAQEQVSVLQGNLLRPLSGDEAVGDS from the coding sequence ATGGTTAAATCTCGCGATGATAATCAAAGCGCCCAGGCGCCAGCCCAGCAGGATTTCGAGTCCGCCCTGGCGCAACTGGAAGCGTTGGTCGCTCGCATGGAAAGCGGGGCATTGCCGCTGGAGCAGGCTTTGCAGGCTTACGAGCAGGGCGTGGAGTTAGCCCAATTGTGTCAGCGCAAGCTGGACCTTGCACAAGAACAAGTCAGCGTATTGCAAGGCAATCTGCTGCGCCCCTTGTCCGGGGATGAAGCTGTTGGAGATAGTTAA